The segment CTCTTCGGATGATATTTTGAAGGCGGTAGTTTTGTAATAATCACAGAACTTGCATGAATTATGGCTACATCCACTTGTCACTTGGAGGAATATGCTTCTTGCCTCAAATGGTGGTCTGATTATTCTATCGGAAAAATTCATGATATCACGAGCGTATTTATCTATATTTCTTAATTTTTAATAAGGGTAATGGTGAACATTAAAAAAAGTTTAAAAATAGTATTAATTTATGCCAAAACTCCATAATGATTTCTTTTATTCTTTGCATATGAAACAGAAGACTAGTTTAAAAAGAAGGATGGGAGGTTAGGAATTATACTGTTATAGTTTCAGTATATGTGTTTGTTTTTCCTTCATTGTCTGTGAACTCTACTTTTATTTCATGGTTTCCGGATAATAATTTTAAAAGGTCATATATTATCTGTGATAGGTCGTCGGTTGTTGTATCATTGAATACTAATTTTCCATCAATGTATACCGCCAAATGTCCATTTGTAAAGTTTAAACCGAAAATGTTGTTTAAGGTGGCTAATGTTAATTGATTGTTGTTTATTTTTATTACTTTATTGTTTTTCTTTACTGTGATTTTGGCAATATTATTGACGTTATGGGTTGTTTTTTGATTGTTTACCGTTTTTTTGTTTTCTTGGTATGACGGTGTGTTTTTGTCATCGTCTTCTGCATTTCCTCCATAGTCTGCTGCATGATTGTTTATGTATGTGTTGTTTATATCATTTACGTATAATTGATTTGTAGTGTATACTGCATAGTTAGGTCCGTTCTTTGCTTCATTGTCTTGGAATATGTTATTTTCTAGGGTTGTATTATTTGCTGATACGTAGATTGCTCCACCATATGCTGCTGAATTATATTTGAAATTGTTGTTTGTCATGGTGTTGTTTTCTTTTTTTAGGTATATTGCCCCGCCCCTAGGTGCGAAGTTGTTTTCGATTATGGAGTTTTCTAGTTTACCATTGGATGCATCCCATATGATTGCTCCTCCTCGTTCATCGTTAATTCCGTTTATTAGTTTTACATTTGTCAGTGTCACATTATTGCTTGTTATATCGAATATTCTTGCTTCTTTGTTTCCATCAATTATTTGTTTATCTCCAGTGCTGGTCATTGTTTTTTTACCGTCAATTGTTATTGCTTTTGTTATTTTTATTCCATTTTTTAATGATGTATCTGCTATTGGATGGTATTTATATCCTTGTGTTAGTGTTAGTGTACCGTTTGCGGAATTGATTAATTCCTGTAGTTCTGTGAATGATCCGATTTTTGTTTCAAATGTGAATTGTGTGTTGTTTATGTAGACGTTGTTTGTGAATGGTTTTAAATATTTTTTATCATAGAAATTTACTGCCTTATTATATCCTGATGCATTATTGTTTGTAAAGAGGTTGTTTGTTATGCTTGTAGGGGATTGAACATGGATTGCTCCACCTTTATTTTTTGCTGTGTTGTTATTGAAGGTATTTCTGTTTATTTTTGTGTTTGCTTTGTTGATGTATACGGCACCACCCATAACTGCATAATTGTTCTCAAGTTTGGAGTTTTCCAGTATTCCATTTTTTCCATTCCAATAGATTGCTCCACCTTTACTGTCTGTTTTACCGTTTATCAGACTTATATTTTTTATTGTTACATTATCTGATTCTATGTCAAATATTCTTGCAGCATGGTTTCCGTTTATTGTATGTTCAGATCCATCAAGGATTATTGATTTTGTTATTTTTATTCCATTTTTTAGTCCTTTGTCAATTTCAGAATCATATGTGTAGTCATCATCTAGATAAAAGTCGGGAATTTCTTTGATTCGTTGTTCTAGTATGGTAAATGTTTGATAAACACTATTATTTTCATATACTCTGCAGTGATTAAGGTAATTATCTCGTTTTTTGTTTGGTGGTACTCCTACAGGGTATTGATTGTTTTTGATGTTTGAATTTTTTATTGTGTTGTTTATTATGCTGATATCATTTCCATTTAGGGCAATTATTCCCTTTTCATTTATTGCTTTGTTGTTGTTGAATGTGTTTGATAGTAGTGTTACATTGTCTTTTTCAATGTATATTACTGAATTTAAACCTCCATAATTATGGGATATGTTGGAATTTTTTAATAATCCGTTTGATCCATCCCAGTATATTGCTGATGCTTTTGGCCATTTTCCATTTATTAAATTTATATTTTCGAGTGTTACGTTATCTGAGACGATATTGATTAATCTTGATTTATTTAATCCGTTTATTGTATATCCGTTACCGTTAATTTTTAGTGGAGTACTTATTTTTATTCCGGAGTTATCATCTATGTTGGGAGTGTATGTGTAGTCATGAGTTAGTGTGTATTCGTTTTTTGCTTTGTTGATTTCCCTTTGTAATTCTGTAAATGAATATATGGGTATGTGTTCAATGTCTTTTGTAAAACTCAGTTCACCCACATATATTGTGAAGTTACCTTTAGTGTCTTGTATTGGCGTATATTTAATGGTTTTTGTACAATCTAATCTAAATGATGTTGGAGTTACTTTGGCATTGCTTGCTGTTACTTGTAAACGTCTACCAATATTACCGTTTATTGTTTTATCATCTTTTTTTAACGTAACTCTGATTTCCACTGGATTGTTTAATTTGGCACTGCTTGGATAATCAATATCAAGATAAATTCTATCTTTTACTGTAATCTCGTCATTAACATAAGTTAAATCTACATTCTTATTTGTTATGGAGTTTGACCACCAGTTGTTATCAGCATCCATAGTTTTAGTGGAATAAATATTATTATAAATTGTACTTGTTGGATTAATTCCGTTACCTATTCTGTTTAATGCAAATGAATTGTTTTTTATGTCGACGTTATATTCATTTGAATAAATTGCCGCTCCATTTTCACTAGCTTTATTGTTAATAAAATCACATGTTTCAACAGTAACATAATTACTATTTATGTAAATGGCTCCTCCTTCCTCTGCTATATTATTATTAAAATAACAATCTTTTATCAGAGTATATTTATCATTTACATAGATTGCTCCACCAGCTTTTGTTAAAAGAATTCCATCTTGGCTTTTGGCTGCCACTTCATCATAATTATCAGTGAATTCACAGTTTATTATCTTATCTAGTTGATCATCTATATAAATTGCACTTCCTTCTTTAGATGCAAGATTATGGAAAACACAATCCTTAATGGTTGCATTATAAGATTTTAGATAGATTGCAGAATATGTGGAAGCTTGAATTCCATTTTTATAAACATTCTTAAATGTACAATTTTCTAACAATCCCCTTGATCCTTTCCAGTATATGAAACTACCTTTAGCTAATGGATCTCCATTTATCAATGTGAGGTTGTATATAAATACGTCTGCACTTTGAATATTAAATATTCTGTCAATATTATTGGCATCTAATGTATGTCCTTGACCATTAATTTTTATAGGATAGGTAATATCAATATCTCCCCGACCTAAAAAATTAACAGATGTAGCCTTATAATCTCTTGTTAATTTTAATACATTCCCAATACCGGTTTTATCAATTTCTTCCTGTAGTTCTTTGAATGTTCCCACATCAGATGAGCTTTTCAAATTGTTTTGACTGTTTTCTTTCTTAATTCTCTTTGATGTTTCGTTTGAATTACTTATTTTATTTTCAGATTTTATCGTATTCTGCTTGTTAATGCTTTTGCTTAGTTGCACTTCTTGATACTCATTAGTTGATATTTCCTGATTATCATTAGTGGATATTTCGGATTATCATCAGTAATTGTAGTATTACCTGCACTAATAGCAGTTAAAGAGCATAATAACAACAGAAATATTGAAAATAATACTATCTTCTTTAAATATTTAATAATAACACCCCATATTATTTTATTATTAATTATTATATTGTTAATGTAATAATAATTTTATCCATATTTTAGCTTGTCATAAATTAATTCAGATGGTGTGCGACAATTATTTTGCTAAATGAATTGTATATCTTTTTATATTATATATTAAACATAATATCAATCATGTTTGATAATTATGAACATAATTATAAGAAAAACTTGCTAAAAAAACCCCTAAAAGGAATTGTTTACGTTCTCGATTATGCTAAAAAAACGGAACAAATTTTAAAATAATAAAGTAGTGTCAAAGAACAAGTATATTATATATGCAAAATTGTTGCACATTTTCATATTTTAAAAAAAAAGATAATAAGGAGATTAGTTTAGTTTTTCATCTCTGAGGTCTATTGTATCGGCTAAGTCAGGTCCTGTTGATATGATTGTTATAGGTACGCCTATGCTTTCTTCTATGTCTGCAATGTAGTCTTTTGCTTCCTGTGATAGGTCATCATATTCGTTTGCTTGGTAGCATTCAGGGTATAGTCTGTCGATACAGGTTAATGCCACTTGTGTTGCACCATTTATCATACATGAACGTTTTGCAAATTCTTTGTCGAATAGTCCGACTCTTCTTTTACGTCCAGTCACTACTCCAAATTCTTCTATTCCCATAGCTTCTGCTTCTTCTGGGCTTATTTCTGTTGGGAATGGTCCTTCTCCTACACGGGTTGTGTATGCTTTGAAGATTACAACTACTTCATCTATTCTTGTTGGTCCTACCCCTACGTCTGCAGCTGCCGTACTTGCACATGTATCTTTACTTGTAACAAATGGATATGTTCCATAGTATAGGCTTAGCCCGAATCCTTGAGATCCTTCGATGAATACATCTTTTCCTTCATCCAATGCTTTGTTTACTTCTGTTGGTACGTCGGTAATGTATTCTTTTAGGCAGTCTACATCTTTTGCATAGTCTATTGTCCTGTTTATTCTATCTGCGTTTGCAGGTCCGCATCCACTGCCGGTTGTTCCTATTTTCTTGGATAGGTATGATGAATCTTTATCTGCCTGTGTGTGTTTGTCTGTTATTATTGCACAGTTTGAATCCATGAATGTTCTACCATCGGTGTTGTATTTTTCAAGATATTCTAGTTCATGTTGGAATACTTCCGGATTTACTAGTACGCCAGCACCTATTAATAATCTTGCATCTTTATTGAAAAAACCAGATGGTGTTAATCTAAGGGCATATTTATCACCATTAAATTCAACGGAATGGCCTGCATTTGGACCTACTCCTGCTCTTGCAATGATGTCTGGTTTATCTTTGGTACAAAAGTAAGTGATACATTTTCCTTTACCTTCGTCTCCCCATTGGCCACCAACTAAAATGGTACATGTCATAAAAAATCTTATCTCCTAAATAATTATAAATTCCTGTTTTAATTGTTTATAATAATTTTTTTTTATCAGTCTTATATTTTCTATAAAACCTTATACTTTAATATTTATTTCTCATATTTAATAAAAACTTTTCGATATTTTATTTTTTTATACAATATCACAATCCATTTTCTGATACATATACTATTATTTTAAAAAAAGGTAATATTTTTATACAATGTTTAATAAATTATTATATTAACTAAATTAAATTAATGGAGGATAATTTATAATTAAATTATTTACAGGAAAATGTATGAAATAATAGCCAAAAGCAAAGTATTAAAATTGGATAAATATGACATCATATACGACTATGAATCTTCAGAAAGCATGGAATTCTTTACCAAAACTCATTTTGACAAGTACAATAAGGATAGTGAAATATTCATTATCATACATGAAAATAAATTACTGGGCGTATTCACATTAAAGGATGATATTTTTAAATTGAATGATAATAAATATGACTGTGTTAAAATTGATTATTTGTATATATGTAAGAAGTACAGGACATATGGTCTGGGAACATTGATTTTGACGGACATATTATGGATTGTCAAAAGATTTCGTACAAAGACCAATTATATACTGGCAGATTCACTTGTAGACAGCTGCATGTTCTACTTAAAAAAAGGATTCGATTACTACAAATCAAGCAAATCAGAAGACGAACAGTTTAATATCATAACGATGTACAAAAAAATCAGATAACTATCTAAAAAATAAACAGGGGCATGCTAAAAAAAATAAAAAAGGAAAACGTAAACAATAATCACTGTCTTTTCTTCTTTCTTTTTTTCTGACTTTTCAAGTCTTCAAGAACTCTTTTGTTTATGTAGTTTCCCTTATTGAGTTTTGAATATGATATCTCCTCAATGCTTTCGGAGTATAACCTGCCGGGATTTTCATCCCTTAGTCGCTGGATGTAAATGTTTATGATCTTGTTGATATAATTGGCGGATGTGAATCGGCAGTCAAGTGTAATGTTTTCTATGCCCATTTGTTTAATCTCATCAATTTCATCAATTAGACAGAGCATGTCATTGTTTAAGAAGTGACTTTGTCTGTTGTAGTCAAAGTATATCTTGTATTTCTTATTGTTCTGTTTATCCTCAAGCACCACATACTCTCCACTTTCTATATCCAGGTCAAATCCACCCTTAAGGTTACCGAAGTCATCCTTGGATACCATAATCTCCTGATTTCCCTGAACTATCAGTTCCAGTTTGGTATCATACTCATTGGACTTTTTAACAAGATCCGTTATTTCCTCTTTGCTCAGTTCACTTGAAATGGTAGCCCCTTTGAAGTTGTTCTTATCAAGCATTGCAACGCTATAGTTGTTCCAAATGTTCAGGTTGTGGGCTCCATAAACATTCGTATTTGGGAAACTGCGTGTTAAGGAGGGTGAATCTCCCATTATTGAGATATGTATGTTGTTTTCTTCTAATCTTCTGTGAATTTGCTTTAATTTGTCCAAGTCATCATCCGAGGTGAAAGCCGAGAGTACCAACACGACCTCTTTGTCGGATGCGATAGTGGCGGCCTGCGTTAAGAGATCTTCAATATTTTCAAAGTAGTCCTCCTTATTGTCATAGATGTATGATGCATCGAAGTATATCCTGTTTATCGGATTTCTATTTGCTATGGTCAATAGTTCCAGGTTATCCACATATACATTTAATCCCACATAATGTGATTGTTCCATATCAATCTCTTTATTCTTGGATTCCTTTGCAAGCTTTTTGATGGTTTTTCTAATCTGATCCTGTTTAATCTCATCCGGAACATAGGATTGTAATAGTTTTTCGCTGGCGATATCCAACACTTCACGTCTTATATTGTTAATCTTGGCAAGTGGCATAAACAGGTTATCCGGAAAATCATTAA is part of the Methanosphaera sp. BMS genome and harbors:
- a CDS encoding right-handed parallel beta-helix repeat-containing protein, whose translation is MQLSKSINKQNTIKSENKISNSNETSKRIKKENSQNNLKSSSDVGTFKELQEEIDKTGIGNVLKLTRDYKATSVNFLGRGDIDITYPIKINGQGHTLDANNIDRIFNIQSADVFIYNLTLINGDPLAKGSFIYWKGSRGLLENCTFKNVYKNGIQASTYSAIYLKSYNATIKDCVFHNLASKEGSAIYIDDQLDKIINCEFTDNYDEVAAKSQDGILLTKAGGAIYVNDKYTLIKDCYFNNNIAEEGGAIYINSNYVTVETCDFINNKASENGAAIYSNEYNVDIKNNSFALNRIGNGINPTSTIYNNIYSTKTMDADNNWWSNSITNKNVDLTYVNDEITVKDRIYLDIDYPSSAKLNNPVEIRVTLKKDDKTINGNIGRRLQVTASNAKVTPTSFRLDCTKTIKYTPIQDTKGNFTIYVGELSFTKDIEHIPIYSFTELQREINKAKNEYTLTHDYTYTPNIDDNSGIKISTPLKINGNGYTINGLNKSRLINIVSDNVTLENINLINGKWPKASAIYWDGSNGLLKNSNISHNYGGLNSVIYIEKDNVTLLSNTFNNNKAINEKGIIALNGNDISIINNTIKNSNIKNNQYPVGVPPNKKRDNYLNHCRVYENNSVYQTFTILEQRIKEIPDFYLDDDYTYDSEIDKGLKNGIKITKSIILDGSEHTINGNHAARIFDIESDNVTIKNISLINGKTDSKGGAIYWNGKNGILENSKLENNYAVMGGAVYINKANTKINRNTFNNNTAKNKGGAIHVQSPTSITNNLFTNNNASGYNKAVNFYDKKYLKPFTNNVYINNTQFTFETKIGSFTELQELINSANGTLTLTQGYKYHPIADTSLKNGIKITKAITIDGKKTMTSTGDKQIIDGNKEARIFDITSNNVTLTNVKLINGINDERGGAIIWDASNGKLENSIIENNFAPRGGAIYLKKENNTMTNNNFKYNSAAYGGAIYVSANNTTLENNIFQDNEAKNGPNYAVYTTNQLYVNDINNTYINNHAADYGGNAEDDDKNTPSYQENKKTVNNQKTTHNVNNIAKITVKKNNKVIKINNNQLTLATLNNIFGLNFTNGHLAVYIDGKLVFNDTTTDDLSQIIYDLLKLLSGNHEIKVEFTDNEGKTNTYTETITV
- a CDS encoding adenylosuccinate synthetase, encoding MTCTILVGGQWGDEGKGKCITYFCTKDKPDIIARAGVGPNAGHSVEFNGDKYALRLTPSGFFNKDARLLIGAGVLVNPEVFQHELEYLEKYNTDGRTFMDSNCAIITDKHTQADKDSSYLSKKIGTTGSGCGPANADRINRTIDYAKDVDCLKEYITDVPTEVNKALDEGKDVFIEGSQGFGLSLYYGTYPFVTSKDTCASTAAADVGVGPTRIDEVVVIFKAYTTRVGEGPFPTEISPEEAEAMGIEEFGVVTGRKRRVGLFDKEFAKRSCMINGATQVALTCIDRLYPECYQANEYDDLSQEAKDYIADIEESIGVPITIISTGPDLADTIDLRDEKLN
- a CDS encoding GNAT family N-acetyltransferase, translated to MYEIIAKSKVLKLDKYDIIYDYESSESMEFFTKTHFDKYNKDSEIFIIIHENKLLGVFTLKDDIFKLNDNKYDCVKIDYLYICKKYRTYGLGTLILTDILWIVKRFRTKTNYILADSLVDSCMFYLKKGFDYYKSSKSEDEQFNIITMYKKIR